A region of Allocoleopsis franciscana PCC 7113 DNA encodes the following proteins:
- a CDS encoding CHAT domain-containing protein encodes MIPRFNLQLFCLLFAGAFFLTQGLPKIVGATTPSVLTQTPAGVTIVQNSPNPTTLVEQGKSLYEAGKFSQAVAVLQQAREAFKTQGDKLKESMTLSNLALAYQQLGSWSKAQQALTESLNLLQSEETVRKTPQSRASERLQILAQTLDIQGRFQFSVGQVEQALKTWQQAAATYAQTDNQDGRLQSQINQAQALQSMGFYTRACKTLLNTVGIENQDCQISNEQLQTLKAQPDTLPKAVALRTLGDVLQLVGDLQQSENVLKLSLEIAQRLQSPANISSARFSLANTARAQRTTSDDGQSRQTSENPLTLYQQAAEEATSPTLRVQAQLNQVSLLIEEQRLPEARSLFTQIQSQLDTLPPSRTAVYAGINLAQSLIKLSPSEVDTAAKLLAKAIEQAKSLGDQRATAYALGNLGDLYEKTGQLSEAKNLTEEALVLAQTISAPDIAYRWQWQLGRLLKAQGNRKEAIAAYDSAVKTLKDLRSDLVSINPNVQFSFRESVEPVYRQFVELLLQSDANPDNLAQARDVIESLQLAELANFFREDCLTGNPIKIDQIDQKAAVIYPIVLKDRLEVILSLPNAPLRHYATSLPREEVENTFNELRQAIASSSVNPISRGEVEQVEPESNAPPETESAGTQPDRRGLGAVLREECRSTLGPVPLSCQSSPTSQNYLPLAQQVYQWLIKPVEQELAKSELKTLVFVLDGPLLNLPMAVLHDGKEFLIEKYAIAYTPGLNLLDSKPLARGKISALKAGLSEAREITLSSSTTPIVFSALPFVKQELETIQSNVAGELLLNQDFTTATIQKEINSIPFPVVHLATHGQFSSNEKDTFILTWDDRLNVNQLNTLLRSREEIGRNPIELLVLSACQTAAGDRRAALGLAGVAVRAGARSTLATLWLVSDEGTAELMTRFYQELTNPTISKAEALRRAQVALLKNSRYQQKPEIWAPYVLVGNWL; translated from the coding sequence ATGATCCCAAGATTCAACCTCCAACTGTTCTGCTTACTTTTTGCGGGTGCATTTTTCCTGACTCAAGGATTGCCCAAAATTGTGGGAGCAACCACACCATCGGTTCTTACCCAGACACCTGCGGGAGTAACAATTGTCCAGAATTCACCCAATCCCACAACATTAGTGGAACAGGGTAAATCTCTCTATGAAGCTGGCAAATTTTCCCAAGCCGTCGCTGTTTTGCAACAGGCAAGAGAGGCGTTCAAAACTCAGGGAGACAAGCTCAAAGAATCAATGACTTTGAGTAATCTGGCCTTAGCTTATCAGCAACTTGGCTCCTGGTCTAAGGCACAACAAGCCCTAACAGAAAGTCTCAACCTACTGCAATCGGAGGAAACGGTTAGGAAGACACCTCAAAGTCGAGCCAGCGAACGATTGCAGATTCTCGCCCAAACCTTGGATATTCAAGGTCGTTTTCAATTTTCTGTGGGACAAGTTGAACAAGCGTTGAAAACTTGGCAACAGGCAGCCGCTACCTATGCTCAAACCGACAATCAAGACGGGAGACTGCAAAGCCAGATTAACCAAGCCCAAGCGTTACAAAGTATGGGGTTTTATACCAGAGCGTGTAAAACCTTACTCAATACAGTAGGGATTGAGAATCAGGATTGTCAAATCTCCAATGAGCAACTACAAACGCTCAAAGCACAACCCGACACTCTGCCCAAGGCGGTGGCTTTGCGGACGCTCGGTGATGTGTTGCAATTAGTGGGCGATCTTCAGCAGTCCGAAAATGTTTTGAAGCTAAGTTTGGAAATTGCCCAACGATTGCAATCTCCGGCAAATATTAGTTCCGCTCGGTTCAGTTTAGCCAATACGGCTCGTGCCCAACGGACGACGAGTGATGATGGGCAATCCCGACAGACGAGTGAAAATCCGTTAACACTCTATCAACAGGCAGCAGAGGAAGCCACCTCACCCACACTGCGGGTACAAGCCCAATTAAACCAGGTGAGCTTATTGATCGAAGAACAAAGATTGCCAGAAGCGCGATCGCTTTTCACTCAAATTCAGTCCCAACTCGATACCTTACCCCCCAGTCGCACCGCCGTTTACGCTGGGATTAACTTGGCTCAGAGTTTGATCAAGCTATCCCCCTCTGAAGTGGACACCGCCGCTAAGCTTTTGGCAAAAGCAATCGAGCAGGCTAAAAGCTTAGGAGATCAACGTGCTACCGCTTACGCTCTGGGTAATCTGGGTGATTTATACGAAAAAACGGGACAATTGAGTGAGGCCAAAAACCTCACAGAGGAAGCGCTGGTGCTGGCTCAAACAATTAGCGCACCCGATATTGCCTATCGCTGGCAATGGCAATTGGGACGATTGCTCAAAGCTCAGGGCAATCGGAAAGAAGCGATCGCGGCTTATGATTCTGCGGTTAAAACCCTCAAAGATCTCCGCAGTGACTTGGTGAGTATCAACCCAAACGTCCAGTTCTCATTTCGGGAGAGTGTTGAACCCGTCTATCGCCAGTTCGTTGAGTTGTTGTTGCAATCCGACGCCAATCCAGACAACCTCGCGCAAGCTCGTGACGTGATTGAGTCCCTGCAACTGGCAGAACTGGCGAACTTTTTCCGAGAAGACTGTTTAACGGGAAATCCGATTAAGATTGACCAAATTGACCAAAAGGCGGCGGTAATCTACCCGATTGTCTTAAAAGATCGGTTGGAGGTCATTTTATCACTGCCCAATGCTCCTTTGCGCCATTATGCGACATCCTTACCTAGGGAAGAGGTAGAAAACACCTTTAATGAGCTTCGCCAAGCGATCGCGTCCTCTAGTGTGAATCCCATCTCCAGGGGAGAGGTGGAACAGGTAGAACCGGAGTCGAATGCACCGCCAGAAACAGAGAGTGCGGGTACACAACCGGATCGCCGTGGGTTAGGAGCCGTGTTGAGAGAAGAATGTCGAAGCACCTTAGGCCCTGTACCCCTGTCCTGCCAGAGTTCTCCCACTTCGCAGAATTACTTACCACTGGCTCAGCAAGTGTATCAGTGGTTAATCAAACCCGTAGAGCAAGAGTTGGCGAAGAGTGAACTGAAAACCCTTGTGTTTGTGTTGGATGGCCCCTTACTAAATCTGCCCATGGCGGTGCTGCACGATGGGAAGGAGTTTCTGATTGAGAAATATGCGATCGCCTACACGCCAGGACTCAATCTCTTGGATTCCAAACCTCTAGCACGGGGTAAGATTAGTGCTCTCAAAGCTGGACTCAGTGAAGCGCGAGAAATTACCCTGAGCAGTTCAACAACACCGATCGTCTTTTCTGCCCTTCCTTTTGTAAAGCAAGAATTGGAAACCATTCAGTCGAATGTCGCTGGTGAGCTACTGCTCAATCAGGACTTTACCACCGCCACCATCCAAAAAGAAATCAACTCGATTCCCTTCCCAGTTGTACACCTCGCCACCCACGGACAGTTCAGCTCGAATGAAAAAGACACTTTTATTCTGACTTGGGATGACCGCCTGAACGTCAATCAGCTCAACACCTTGCTGCGCTCCAGAGAAGAAATTGGCAGAAATCCTATTGAACTCTTAGTTCTCAGTGCTTGCCAAACGGCAGCCGGAGATAGACGTGCAGCGCTCGGATTGGCGGGGGTAGCCGTTAGAGCCGGCGCACGCAGCACACTGGCAACGCTGTGGCTGGTGAGTGATGAGGGAACCGCAGAACTGATGACTCGGTTTTATCAGGAATTAACCAATCCCACCATTAGTAAAGCCGAAGCTCTGCGCCGTGCTCAAGTTGCCCTGTTGAAGAATAGCCGCTACCAGCAGAAGCCAGAAATTTGGGCACCTTATGTACTCGTGGGGAATTGGCTATAG
- a CDS encoding ShlB/FhaC/HecB family hemolysin secretion/activation protein — MLSKVQLFRYPSLLPLSLLVLLGSWKLEAVSAETSNPKDLRVSMLNLGSDKIERSALRSSATLSPVHQSIDGNEHKNLDGVNLTAEHAYRPSISQVPELFTEINPPAKIFISQLGDIAQTPDPGRQLPNFPQPLPIPLPSPDSPSVPRNEVEPPSQSPIPPTPPTLLPPPEQLLEPSPSSPGSPEPSSGKVPDLIRVDRFEFEGNTAISDSELTAVTKPFTGRDISFAELFQARSAVTQLYIERGYITSGALIPPQTLQGGVVKIQVVEGGLESINVSGTRRLNLDYVRSRIALATAKPLNRERLLQALQLLQLNPLIQNLSAELAAGTQAGSSVLELKVTEAKTFNAQILLDNNRAPSVGSFNRRVQINQANLSRAGDNLSLGYSNTDGSNGLDLSYTLPINARNGTLRFSYGTTSSNVIESPFDRLDINASSRYYELSLRQPLMQTPSEEFAVGVTASRQESETSVLEIPFPLSLGADDNGRTRISALRFFQEWTKRNSREVLAARSQFSVGLNAFSSTINEAPPDSRFFSWRGQAQWVRLLAPETLLLIRGDVQIADRALVPLEQIGLGGQQTIRGYRQDVLLTDNGALASAEVRVPVLRIPKWQVLVQLAPFVDVGKAWNREGREDPDPSFLASVGLGLQLQISDRLTARFDYGIPLVSVSSNKRTWQENGFYFSIVATPFTF; from the coding sequence ATGCTAAGTAAAGTGCAACTGTTTAGATATCCCTCTCTCTTACCCCTGAGCCTATTGGTGTTGCTCGGCAGTTGGAAGCTTGAGGCAGTGAGTGCCGAAACATCTAACCCCAAGGATTTGAGGGTTTCAATGCTGAACCTGGGATCGGATAAAATCGAGCGATCTGCGCTACGCAGCAGCGCAACGCTCTCGCCAGTTCACCAATCCATCGATGGAAACGAACATAAAAATCTGGATGGAGTGAATCTTACCGCAGAACATGCATACCGTCCCTCCATCTCTCAAGTTCCCGAACTCTTCACTGAGATTAATCCCCCAGCGAAAATTTTTATTTCCCAATTAGGGGATATTGCACAAACCCCCGATCCAGGGCGACAACTTCCCAACTTTCCGCAACCGTTGCCGATACCGCTTCCTTCACCCGATAGTCCATCGGTTCCCAGGAATGAAGTCGAACCGCCATCCCAATCTCCCATACCACCAACTCCCCCTACCCTACTCCCACCCCCAGAACAGTTACTCGAACCCTCACCGTCCAGCCCAGGATCGCCCGAACCGAGTTCAGGGAAAGTGCCTGATTTGATCAGGGTGGATCGGTTTGAGTTTGAAGGCAATACAGCGATTAGTGACAGCGAATTAACAGCCGTCACCAAGCCCTTTACCGGGCGAGATATCTCATTTGCTGAACTGTTCCAGGCGCGTTCTGCTGTCACCCAGTTGTACATTGAGCGGGGTTACATTACTTCAGGCGCTCTGATCCCACCGCAAACCCTTCAGGGGGGAGTAGTTAAGATTCAGGTGGTGGAAGGGGGTTTAGAATCGATCAACGTCAGCGGAACTCGACGGCTGAACCTGGATTATGTGCGATCGCGCATTGCCCTCGCCACAGCCAAGCCCCTAAATCGGGAACGCCTGCTACAAGCCTTGCAACTTTTGCAACTCAATCCGCTGATTCAAAACCTTTCTGCCGAACTCGCGGCGGGAACGCAAGCTGGATCGAGCGTACTAGAACTGAAAGTAACGGAGGCAAAAACCTTCAATGCCCAAATCTTATTGGATAATAACCGAGCACCCAGTGTGGGCAGCTTCAACCGCCGAGTCCAAATCAACCAAGCTAACTTATCCAGAGCAGGGGATAATCTGAGTCTGGGCTATAGCAATACCGATGGCAGTAATGGCCTGGATCTCAGTTATACCTTGCCGATTAATGCCCGCAACGGCACCCTCAGATTCAGTTACGGCACCACCTCCAGCAATGTGATTGAATCTCCTTTTGATCGGCTTGACATTAATGCCAGTTCGCGCTATTACGAATTATCATTACGCCAACCTCTGATGCAAACCCCCTCAGAGGAATTTGCAGTTGGTGTCACGGCTTCGCGCCAGGAAAGTGAAACCTCGGTTTTAGAGATTCCCTTCCCCCTCTCCTTAGGAGCCGATGACAACGGACGGACCCGCATTTCCGCCCTGCGATTTTTTCAGGAATGGACGAAGCGCAACAGTCGTGAAGTGCTTGCTGCCCGTTCTCAGTTTAGTGTGGGACTCAACGCCTTCAGCTCCACGATTAACGAAGCTCCCCCCGATAGTCGCTTTTTTTCCTGGCGAGGGCAGGCTCAATGGGTACGCCTGCTAGCACCAGAAACCTTATTACTGATTCGGGGCGATGTGCAAATTGCCGATAGAGCGCTCGTTCCCTTAGAGCAAATTGGTTTAGGGGGGCAACAGACTATCCGAGGTTACCGCCAGGATGTCCTGTTGACGGATAATGGCGCGTTGGCTTCAGCAGAGGTGCGGGTACCCGTTCTACGGATACCCAAGTGGCAGGTGTTAGTCCAACTGGCTCCGTTTGTTGATGTGGGCAAAGCTTGGAACCGAGAAGGGAGAGAAGATCCAGACCCTAGCTTTCTCGCTTCCGTGGGTTTAGGTTTACAGTTACAGATTAGCGATCGCCTGACAGCTCGCTTCGATTACGGCATTCCTCTTGTGTCAGTTTCTTCAAATAAAAGAACATGGCAAGAAAACGGTTTTTATTTTTCCATCGTCGCGACTCCTTTCACCTTTTAA
- a CDS encoding tRNA (5-methylaminomethyl-2-thiouridine)(34)-methyltransferase MnmD, whose protein sequence is MQETSIFTPHLTADGSFTFFSSEFSEYFHSTQGAKEEALIKFVEPCQIAQKAQQPVVRLLDVCYGLGYNSAAALEVIWATNPNCHVELVALELNLIVPKTAIAHDLLNIWNPPIPQQLENLATSLEVQTNRLHAKLLLGDARVTLPQVQQSHFQADAIFLDPFSSRRCPQLWTVEFFQQLAGCCAPSGRLATYSCAASVRSALMTAGFKIGFTLPLRGRQPGTVASLSDADLPPLPLRSQEHLQTRAAVPYRDPQLCDPAPVILERRQIEQQASPLEPTSRWQKRWSRDKL, encoded by the coding sequence ATGCAAGAAACCAGCATCTTCACTCCACACCTAACCGCTGATGGCTCATTTACCTTCTTTTCTTCTGAATTTAGTGAATACTTTCACAGTACTCAAGGTGCAAAAGAAGAAGCGCTGATCAAGTTTGTGGAACCTTGCCAGATCGCACAGAAAGCCCAACAACCGGTAGTACGATTGCTGGATGTCTGTTATGGTCTAGGTTACAACAGCGCTGCTGCCTTAGAAGTTATTTGGGCAACGAATCCCAATTGCCATGTTGAACTGGTGGCTCTGGAATTAAACCTAATTGTGCCAAAAACCGCGATCGCTCATGATTTACTGAATATTTGGAATCCGCCTATCCCCCAACAATTGGAGAATCTGGCAACCTCTCTGGAGGTTCAAACCAATAGACTCCACGCCAAACTACTCCTGGGTGATGCTAGAGTCACCCTGCCGCAGGTGCAGCAATCCCATTTTCAAGCGGATGCGATTTTTCTCGATCCCTTCTCTTCCCGCCGCTGTCCCCAGTTATGGACGGTTGAATTTTTCCAACAGCTAGCTGGCTGCTGTGCACCCAGCGGCAGACTAGCGACTTACTCCTGTGCCGCTTCTGTGCGGAGTGCCCTGATGACGGCTGGATTTAAAATTGGTTTTACCTTACCCTTGAGGGGTCGGCAACCGGGAACTGTAGCAAGTTTGAGTGATGCTGATTTGCCACCTTTGCCGTTGCGATCGCAAGAGCATTTGCAGACTCGTGCCGCTGTGCCTTACCGCGATCCTCAGCTATGCGATCCAGCACCTGTTATTTTAGAACGTCGCCAAATCGAACAACAAGCGTCTCCTTTAGAACCAACGTCTCGTTGGCAGAAGCGTTGGTCGAGGGATAAGCTGTGA
- a CDS encoding DUF6335 family protein has product MGEIKNKTANEAKTTDRTIKVSDTPVEDNDEPMISDLPQDITESYGTGVSSEPGLEIGGRTMDDRMEEYTATSPELTGGDVDARWDQAAMVGDEAVGGTVATPDQSIVEELGTAVGVEYDDQAFLRTNDILEERDDSRWELDPKSSEDYQEHRE; this is encoded by the coding sequence ATGGGTGAAATTAAAAATAAAACAGCAAACGAAGCTAAGACAACCGATAGAACAATTAAGGTTTCGGATACACCGGTTGAAGATAATGACGAGCCAATGATTTCCGATTTACCCCAAGACATTACCGAATCTTATGGAACAGGTGTTTCCTCAGAGCCAGGTTTGGAAATTGGGGGACGAACAATGGATGACCGGATGGAGGAATATACAGCAACAAGCCCAGAACTCACGGGGGGTGATGTGGATGCTCGTTGGGATCAGGCCGCTATGGTGGGTGATGAGGCTGTAGGGGGAACGGTGGCAACTCCCGATCAAAGTATTGTTGAAGAACTGGGAACGGCTGTAGGCGTCGAATATGATGACCAGGCATTCCTCCGAACTAACGATATTTTGGAAGAGCGTGATGATAGCCGATGGGAATTAGACCCCAAGTCTTCCGAAGATTATCAGGAGCATCGGGAATAA
- a CDS encoding two-partner secretion domain-containing protein — MKRCINPYWIAAGISLCYLATTTPVVAQITSDGTLPTNVTRSGNIWEITGGTQAGGNLFHSFSQFSVPTGNAAYFNNAPLIENIFSRVTGSSASEIDGLIRTNGTANLFLLNPNGILFGSNARLDIGGSFTASTSDRIVFADGTQFKATDTASQPLLTISTPLGVQYGTQPSGTINNAGNLAVKSNANITLFGTTVTNTGQLVAPGGTVQVLGDRIALLDNALIDVSAVGGGGTVLIGGDYQGKGTVPNASRSFVSKDVTINADALDNGNGGKVIIWSDESTRFYGNIRVRGGKDGGNGGFVEVSGGQFLDFQGNVNTSAPKGSFGTLLLDPTDIEIVATGGNTTSTNLLFTDPPFPLAQIDASVINNALANVVLQATNNITFSTGINIAAPGVGLTAQAGNNITVALPVGNSFETKGGDMRFIAGNNIVVNTFVSNWISPHGGNIQLIAGAGNGATGSITVDGNLLSFPGNTGNISLAARGDISITGRSQIRSNLGDISFNAGGNLFITGISSVDSTRDLFITAAGTILIDNSKVSADRVSPNSIGGNVNVDAARLRLLNGGQLTADGIFDGNGGIVTIRVPEIEMDSTGIYGNSQISASAIRSLGSIPRGNAGKIEIQTGRLTARNGAQIIAATYGSGNAGEVTVRANEIELIGVAFGDKEASGFFANNQPGSTGGNGRIAINTGRLLARDGAGVFVASFNNQTSGEIRIQASDIALIGNAPSYGCYGSYGCGGLLARALEGTGNAGAIAIDTNRLLVQDGALIDVRAATGNGGNLNIRATDSMIVSDRGIVSAVSTGIGAGGNIAINTKNLTVQNNSIVGTGSNNQDNAGSITVRNSESVTVSNRSVISSLFYGSGAGANLDIETGNLTISDGSGVLTSSAGQGNAGNLNVRAANSVNVINNGILSTGTLGTGAGGNLAIETKNLNILTSGKVFTSSLDASTFDFSILDPNIYSPASVELIRNSVNAAAQGNFTQGNSGNLTVTATDSVNVATNGLLSTQAYGKASAGNLAVTTGQLTLQDAGTISTTSFGEGFGGNIQLQANSLSLNNDGRISSRSQGANRAGNISINVRDNLQSSRGDILATSVQSGGGDININARDVRLRNSSLISSSVFNSTGGGGNITINSETFLALEDSDILANADAGPGGNIRIISPAFLVDLFENNRAVAVGRNPGDLSRFRGNSRVDISDNFGRLPNNQSDIISNAFSSLFDNDRTDISAASQSGSSGTVTIPPIEPFRRLAPLPAGLVDASDQINQNCSPRRAGDRAQNRFIITGRGGLPPSPNDVLQGDSVTTDWVTLDSQEEQFKDTTSGDRTTEDSARLTYPPTPVTIAAPTKHELVEAQGWVYGSKGEVILTASASTVTHRSPFITPLSCEDIKN; from the coding sequence ATGAAACGGTGCATTAATCCTTACTGGATAGCGGCTGGAATTTCTCTATGTTATTTAGCAACCACTACCCCAGTGGTGGCACAAATTACCTCTGATGGGACTCTCCCAACTAACGTTACGCGATCGGGCAATATTTGGGAAATTACGGGAGGCACACAAGCTGGAGGTAACCTATTCCACAGTTTTTCACAGTTTTCTGTTCCTACAGGCAATGCCGCTTACTTCAACAACGCACCGTTGATTGAGAATATCTTCAGCCGTGTAACTGGGAGTTCAGCTTCAGAGATTGATGGTTTAATTCGAACCAATGGCACAGCGAATCTATTTCTCCTCAATCCTAATGGGATTCTGTTTGGTTCAAATGCCCGCTTAGATATTGGGGGTTCGTTTACTGCCAGTACAAGCGATCGCATTGTCTTTGCCGATGGTACTCAGTTCAAGGCAACAGACACAGCATCTCAACCCCTGCTGACAATTAGTACACCCCTTGGTGTGCAATATGGCACACAGCCCTCTGGAACAATTAATAATGCTGGAAATTTGGCTGTGAAATCCAATGCAAATATAACGCTATTTGGTACAACTGTTACCAATACCGGGCAATTGGTAGCACCAGGAGGGACAGTTCAAGTATTAGGCGATCGCATCGCCTTATTGGACAATGCTCTAATTGATGTATCAGCCGTTGGCGGTGGCGGTACGGTATTAATCGGGGGAGATTACCAAGGGAAAGGGACAGTTCCCAATGCGTCGCGTAGCTTTGTGAGTAAAGATGTAACGATTAACGCGGATGCTCTTGACAATGGTAATGGTGGGAAAGTAATTATCTGGTCTGATGAGAGTACCCGATTCTACGGTAATATTCGTGTTCGTGGTGGCAAGGATGGAGGAAATGGAGGGTTTGTTGAGGTATCGGGAGGACAGTTTTTAGACTTTCAGGGCAATGTCAATACCTCTGCACCTAAGGGCAGCTTTGGCACACTCTTACTCGATCCAACAGACATAGAGATTGTAGCAACAGGTGGCAATACTACTAGCACCAATCTTCTTTTCACTGATCCACCCTTTCCCTTAGCACAGATAGATGCATCAGTTATTAATAACGCACTAGCAAATGTTGTCCTTCAGGCAACGAATAACATCACATTTAGTACAGGTATTAATATTGCTGCGCCGGGAGTAGGACTCACTGCCCAAGCGGGTAATAATATTACCGTTGCTCTTCCTGTAGGCAATAGTTTTGAAACGAAAGGTGGCGATATGCGATTCATTGCTGGCAACAATATTGTTGTCAATACCTTTGTCAGTAATTGGATTAGCCCTCATGGTGGCAACATCCAGCTCATTGCTGGTGCTGGTAATGGAGCAACGGGTTCTATCACAGTTGATGGTAATCTGCTTTCTTTTCCTGGGAACACAGGAAATATTTCTTTAGCTGCAAGAGGAGATATTTCTATCACAGGTAGATCTCAGATTAGGTCTAACTTGGGTGATATATCATTCAACGCGGGAGGCAACTTATTTATCACTGGCATTTCTAGCGTTGATAGTACAAGAGACTTATTTATCACAGCGGCAGGAACTATCTTGATTGATAACTCTAAAGTGTCCGCCGATCGCGTATCTCCTAATTCAATTGGTGGCAATGTAAACGTTGATGCTGCACGTTTAAGGCTATTGAATGGGGGACAACTTACAGCCGATGGTATATTTGACGGCAATGGTGGCATTGTTACTATTCGGGTACCTGAGATTGAAATGGATAGCACGGGTATCTATGGAAATTCTCAGATCAGCGCTTCAGCTATTCGCAGCCTAGGTTCCATCCCAAGGGGGAATGCCGGAAAAATTGAGATACAAACAGGGCGGTTGACTGCTCGCAATGGAGCGCAGATAATTGCTGCAACGTATGGCTCTGGGAACGCAGGAGAGGTAACAGTTCGAGCTAATGAAATTGAACTGATTGGAGTTGCATTTGGAGATAAAGAAGCCAGTGGATTTTTCGCCAACAACCAACCAGGAAGCACTGGAGGTAACGGGAGAATTGCGATTAATACAGGGCGGTTGCTAGCGCGTGATGGAGCAGGAGTTTTCGTTGCCAGCTTCAATAACCAAACTTCTGGAGAGATAAGGATTCAAGCTTCAGACATTGCGCTGATTGGAAATGCACCGAGTTATGGTTGTTACGGTTCTTATGGCTGTGGTGGTTTACTTGCCCGTGCTCTTGAAGGAACTGGTAATGCAGGAGCGATCGCAATAGATACAAATCGATTACTCGTTCAAGATGGTGCCTTAATCGATGTGAGGGCAGCAACGGGTAATGGCGGAAACTTAAACATTCGAGCTACCGACTCGATGATTGTAAGCGATCGCGGCATTGTCTCTGCTGTCTCTACTGGTATAGGAGCGGGAGGAAATATTGCGATCAATACCAAGAATCTGACCGTTCAAAACAACTCTATAGTAGGTACAGGCTCTAATAACCAAGACAACGCTGGCAGCATTACAGTACGCAATTCAGAATCGGTTACTGTTAGCAATAGAAGTGTTATAAGTAGCCTCTTCTATGGATCAGGAGCAGGGGCAAATCTCGACATTGAAACTGGGAATTTAACCATCAGTGACGGGAGTGGTGTATTGACGAGTAGTGCCGGTCAAGGCAATGCCGGAAATCTGAATGTTCGGGCTGCAAACTCAGTCAATGTAATTAACAATGGTATTTTATCAACAGGAACTCTCGGTACGGGTGCGGGAGGCAACCTCGCGATAGAAACGAAGAACTTAAATATCCTCACGTCAGGCAAAGTCTTCACCAGTAGTCTTGATGCCAGTACTTTTGACTTCAGTATTCTTGACCCGAACATTTATTCACCCGCATCTGTTGAACTTATTCGCAATAGTGTCAACGCTGCGGCGCAAGGAAATTTTACTCAAGGCAATTCAGGAAACTTAACCGTAACTGCCACAGATTCAGTGAATGTGGCAACTAACGGCCTTCTTTCTACACAAGCTTATGGTAAAGCCTCTGCGGGTAATCTCGCTGTTACAACCGGACAATTAACACTCCAAGATGCTGGAACTATATCAACGACGAGTTTCGGTGAGGGATTTGGCGGGAATATTCAGTTACAAGCTAATTCCCTCTCTCTAAACAACGACGGACGCATCAGTAGTCGTAGCCAAGGTGCCAACAGGGCTGGCAATATATCGATTAATGTCCGAGATAATTTGCAATCGAGCCGGGGAGATATTCTGGCAACTTCTGTTCAATCAGGTGGCGGTGATATTAATATCAATGCCAGAGATGTTCGTTTACGTAACAGCAGTTTAATTAGTAGCAGTGTATTTAATAGCACGGGGGGGGGCGGCAATATTACGATTAACTCTGAAACATTTCTTGCATTAGAAGATAGTGACATTTTGGCGAATGCCGATGCAGGGCCGGGTGGCAATATCAGGATTATTTCTCCAGCCTTTCTGGTTGATTTGTTCGAGAATAACCGTGCAGTAGCGGTAGGGCGAAACCCTGGTGATTTGTCTCGCTTTCGTGGCAACAGCCGCGTGGATATTTCGGATAATTTTGGTCGGTTACCGAACAATCAATCGGATATTATTTCTAATGCCTTCTCTTCCTTGTTTGATAACGATCGCACTGATATCTCAGCCGCATCCCAAAGCGGTTCGAGTGGTACAGTTACAATCCCCCCTATCGAACCCTTCAGGAGATTAGCGCCTTTACCAGCCGGACTCGTCGATGCCTCAGACCAAATCAACCAAAATTGTTCTCCCCGTCGAGCAGGTGATCGGGCACAGAACCGATTTATAATTACCGGACGCGGAGGTTTACCGCCCAGTCCCAACGATGTACTACAAGGTGATTCGGTGACAACTGATTGGGTGACGCTTGACTCCCAGGAGGAGCAGTTTAAGGATACTACTTCTGGCGATCGCACAACCGAGGACAGTGCGCGTCTTACCTATCCCCCTACGCCTGTGACAATTGCTGCACCGACCAAACATGAACTCGTAGAAGCACAAGGTTGGGTTTATGGTTCCAAGGGTGAGGTGATTCTTACCGCTTCAGCATCAACGGTGACACATCGAAGTCCTTTTATAACACCCCTTAGCTGCGAGGACATCAAAAATTAG